Proteins found in one Serratia plymuthica genomic segment:
- the recJ gene encoding single-stranded-DNA-specific exonuclease RecJ, with product MSIKTQLRRRAATDDSHLPASLHPLLRRLYALRGVKAERELERGVKGLLPWQQLDGIDTAVGILQQALAANRRIMVVGDFDADGATSTALTVLALRSMGGTAVDYLVPNRFEDGYGLSPEVVEQAAARGAELILTVDNGISSHAGVDVAHAKGMQVLVTDHHLPGETLPAAEAIVNPNLRGCEFPSKSLAGVGVAFYLMLALRARLRDGGWFEQRALAMPNLAELLDLVALGTVADVVPLDANNRIMVYQGLNRIRAGKCRPGIRALLEVANRDARQLAANDLGFALGPRLNAAGRLDDMSIGVALLLSDDIAQARMLANDLDALNLTRREIEQGMQVEALQLCDELERSSTALPYGLAMYHPEWHQGVVGILASRIKERFHRPVIAFAPAGEGILKGSGRSIAGLHMRDALERLDTLNPGLMMKFGGHAMAAGLSLEEAKFDEFRQRFGDLVGEWLDPAMLEGVIWSDGELAMQELSLETAELLREGGPWGQAFPEPTFDGSFRILQQRLVGEKHLKLMVEPLGGGPLLDGIAFNVDTTLWPDSSVREVELAYKLDVNEFRGNRNVQLLIQHLWPR from the coding sequence GTGAGCATCAAAACGCAACTACGCCGCCGAGCGGCGACGGACGACAGCCATCTGCCCGCCAGCCTGCATCCGCTGCTGCGTCGTTTATACGCGCTGCGCGGCGTTAAGGCTGAGAGGGAACTGGAGCGTGGCGTCAAAGGTTTGCTGCCCTGGCAGCAGTTGGACGGCATCGATACTGCGGTGGGCATTCTGCAACAGGCGCTGGCCGCGAATCGCCGCATCATGGTGGTGGGGGACTTTGACGCCGACGGTGCCACCAGTACCGCGTTGACGGTGCTGGCGCTGCGCAGCATGGGCGGCACTGCCGTCGACTACCTGGTGCCGAACCGCTTCGAGGACGGCTACGGCCTGAGCCCGGAAGTGGTCGAGCAGGCGGCGGCGCGCGGCGCAGAGTTGATTCTGACCGTGGATAACGGCATCTCTTCTCACGCGGGCGTCGACGTGGCGCACGCCAAGGGCATGCAGGTCCTGGTTACCGACCACCACCTGCCGGGGGAAACCTTGCCGGCGGCGGAGGCGATCGTCAACCCGAACCTGCGCGGCTGCGAGTTTCCTTCAAAATCCCTGGCCGGTGTCGGTGTGGCTTTCTATCTGATGCTGGCGTTGCGTGCCCGGCTGCGTGACGGCGGCTGGTTCGAACAACGTGCGTTGGCGATGCCGAATCTGGCTGAACTGTTGGATCTGGTGGCTCTGGGTACGGTTGCCGATGTGGTACCGCTCGACGCCAACAACCGCATTATGGTGTATCAGGGCCTGAATCGCATTCGCGCCGGCAAATGTCGGCCGGGCATCCGGGCGCTGCTGGAAGTGGCCAATCGCGATGCACGCCAACTGGCGGCTAACGATCTTGGCTTTGCGCTGGGGCCGCGGCTCAATGCCGCCGGGCGGCTGGACGACATGTCGATTGGCGTGGCGCTGTTGCTGAGCGATGACATTGCGCAGGCACGCATGCTGGCCAACGATCTCGATGCGCTGAACCTGACACGGCGTGAGATTGAGCAGGGTATGCAGGTCGAGGCCTTGCAGCTGTGCGACGAACTGGAGCGCAGCAGCACCGCTTTGCCGTATGGGTTGGCGATGTATCATCCGGAGTGGCATCAGGGCGTGGTGGGCATTCTGGCTTCGCGCATCAAAGAACGTTTCCACCGCCCGGTGATTGCTTTTGCGCCGGCGGGCGAGGGCATTCTGAAAGGTTCCGGCCGTTCGATAGCCGGCCTGCACATGCGCGATGCGCTGGAGCGGCTGGATACGCTGAATCCGGGCTTGATGATGAAGTTCGGCGGCCATGCGATGGCGGCCGGGTTGTCGCTGGAAGAGGCCAAATTCGACGAATTCCGCCAGCGTTTTGGCGATCTGGTCGGGGAATGGCTCGATCCGGCGATGCTGGAAGGGGTGATCTGGTCCGACGGCGAACTGGCGATGCAGGAGCTTTCTCTGGAAACGGCGGAGCTGTTGCGCGAGGGCGGGCCGTGGGGGCAGGCGTTCCCTGAGCCGACTTTCGACGGTAGCTTCCGCATCCTGCAACAGCGGCTGGTGGGCGAGAAACACCTGAAGCTGATGGTTGAGCCGCTTGGCGGCGGCCCGCTGCTTGATGGCATCGCCTTCAACGTGGACACCACCCTGTGGCCCGACAGCAGCGTGCGTGAAGTGGAGCTGGCCTATAAGCTCGACGTCAATGAGTTCCGCGGTAATCGCAACGTGCAGTTATTGATTCAGCACCTCTGGCCGCGTTGA
- the cspE gene encoding transcription antiterminator/RNA stability regulator CspE, whose translation MSTKMTGLVKWFNADKGFGFITPQDGSKDVFVHFSAIQSSDFKTLDEGQKVEFSVESGAKGPSAVNVIAL comes from the coding sequence ATGTCTACTAAAATGACTGGTTTAGTAAAATGGTTTAACGCAGATAAAGGTTTCGGTTTTATCACTCCACAAGATGGCAGCAAAGATGTATTCGTACATTTCTCCGCTATCCAGAGCAGCGATTTTAAAACCCTGGACGAAGGTCAGAAAGTGGAGTTCTCTGTTGAGAGCGGCGCTAAAGGCCCGTCTGCCGTAAACGTTATCGCGCTTTAA
- the dsbC gene encoding bifunctional protein-disulfide isomerase/oxidoreductase DsbC — protein sequence MKKGLMLLSLLVASVTGTAQADDAAIKKALESLGIQQAEIQPSPVSGLKTVLTDNGALYVTEDGKHILQGPLYDVSGKEPVNVTNQLLTGKLEALKDQMIVYKAPKEKHVITVFTDITCGYCHKLHEQMKEYNDLGITVRYLAFPRQGLNSQAEKDMQSIWCTADKAKAFDSAMKGDAVSPATCKTDISKHYALGVQFGIQGTPAIILQNGMMIPGYQGPKEMAAMLDAHQTATKTGG from the coding sequence ATGAAAAAAGGTTTAATGCTGCTCTCTCTGCTGGTGGCTTCGGTGACCGGTACGGCCCAGGCCGACGATGCGGCAATCAAAAAAGCGCTCGAAAGCCTGGGCATTCAGCAGGCCGAAATACAGCCTTCACCGGTTAGCGGCCTGAAAACCGTGCTGACCGATAACGGCGCGCTGTATGTGACCGAAGACGGCAAACACATTCTGCAAGGCCCGTTGTACGACGTCAGCGGCAAAGAACCGGTGAATGTCACCAACCAACTGCTGACCGGAAAACTGGAAGCGCTGAAAGATCAGATGATCGTCTACAAAGCGCCAAAAGAAAAACACGTGATCACCGTATTTACCGACATCACCTGCGGCTATTGCCACAAGCTGCACGAGCAGATGAAAGAGTACAACGATCTGGGCATTACCGTCCGTTATTTGGCGTTCCCGCGCCAGGGGCTGAACTCCCAGGCCGAGAAAGACATGCAGTCAATCTGGTGTACCGCCGATAAAGCCAAGGCATTCGATTCCGCCATGAAAGGCGATGCGGTGTCCCCGGCGACCTGTAAAACCGACATCAGCAAACACTATGCGCTCGGCGTACAGTTCGGCATTCAGGGCACTCCGGCCATCATTCTGCAAAACGGCATGATGATCCCGGGTTACCAGGGGCCGAAAGAGATGGCCGCCATGCTGGATGCGCATCAGACCGCAACCAAAACCGGTGGTTAA
- the xerD gene encoding site-specific tyrosine recombinase XerD, with protein sequence MQQQESALIEQFLDALWLERNLAENTLASYRLDLQALTAWLNHQNTSLLQAQALDLQAFLAERVEGGYKATSSARLLSAMRRLFQYLYRENLREDDPTALLASPKLPQRLPKDLSEAQVDALLQAPCVDQPLELRDKAMLEVLYATGLRVSELVGLTISDVSLRQGVVRVIGKGNKERLVPLGEEAVYWIENYLEHGRPWLVNGQALDVLFPSNRCQQMTRQTFWHRIKHYAILAGIDSERLSPHVLRHAFATHLLNHGADLRVVQMLLGHSDLSTTQIYTHVATERLKQLHQQHHPRA encoded by the coding sequence GTGCAACAGCAAGAGAGTGCGCTGATTGAGCAATTCCTGGATGCGCTGTGGCTCGAACGCAATCTGGCAGAAAATACGCTGGCCTCTTACCGGCTGGATCTGCAGGCGCTGACCGCCTGGCTGAACCATCAAAATACCTCGCTGTTGCAGGCGCAGGCGCTGGATTTGCAGGCGTTTCTCGCCGAGCGGGTGGAGGGCGGCTACAAGGCGACCAGCTCTGCGCGTTTGTTGAGCGCCATGCGCCGCCTGTTCCAGTATCTGTACCGCGAAAATCTGCGGGAAGACGATCCGACCGCGTTGCTCGCCTCGCCGAAGTTGCCGCAGCGGCTGCCGAAAGATCTGAGCGAAGCGCAGGTCGATGCCTTGTTGCAGGCGCCATGCGTCGATCAGCCGCTGGAGCTGCGAGACAAGGCTATGCTGGAGGTGCTGTACGCCACCGGCCTGCGAGTATCCGAACTGGTCGGGTTGACCATCAGCGACGTCAGCCTGCGCCAGGGCGTGGTGCGGGTGATCGGTAAAGGCAACAAGGAACGGCTGGTACCGCTGGGCGAGGAGGCGGTGTATTGGATAGAAAATTATCTGGAGCACGGCCGCCCGTGGTTGGTCAACGGGCAGGCGCTGGATGTGCTGTTCCCAAGCAACCGCTGCCAGCAGATGACCCGACAGACGTTCTGGCATCGCATCAAACACTATGCGATCCTAGCGGGCATTGATAGCGAGAGGCTGTCACCGCATGTGTTGCGCCACGCGTTTGCCACCCATTTGCTGAACCATGGGGCCGATCTCCGTGTCGTACAGATGTTATTGGGGCACAGCGACCTCTCTACCACACAAATTTATACGCATGTAGCGACCGAACGACTTAAACAGCTACATCAACAGCATCACCCGCGTGCCTGA
- the creC gene encoding two-component system sensor histidine kinase CreC, with translation MRIGLRLLLGYFLIVAVAGYFVLSIFVQEVKPGVRRATEGTLVDTANLLAQIARLDMQRDDVAHGQLAQAFTQLNQRPIGANIAGIRKDRSEYHVYLTDARGRVIFDSAGQAVGQDYSRWNDVYLTLRGQYGARSTRSNPQDENSSVMYVAAPVREQGNIIGVLSVGKPNSTMAPVIKRSERRILWAGALLLGIALLIGLGFVWWINRSIGRLVRYADGVSQGESAPLPTMGSHELTQLAQALESMRMKLEGKAYIEQYVHTLTHELKSPLAAIRGAAELLQELPPPATARRFLTNIEQQSARIQQLVDKLLVQARLESRPGLELAPLAMATLVRQAVAGKEAQAAQRGVVLQVDALAAITLTGDGLLISQALTNLLDNALDFTPPGGAVSVCGERQESHYLITVSDNGSGIPDYALDKVFERFYSLARADKPKSSGLGLNFVQEVARLHRGGIQLHNRQPHGVVAVFTLSL, from the coding sequence ATGAGAATCGGCCTGCGCCTGCTGCTGGGGTATTTCCTGATTGTGGCGGTGGCGGGCTATTTCGTGCTGAGCATTTTCGTACAGGAAGTGAAACCCGGCGTGCGGCGTGCGACCGAAGGCACCCTGGTGGACACCGCCAATCTGCTGGCGCAAATAGCGCGCCTGGATATGCAGCGCGACGACGTGGCGCACGGGCAACTGGCGCAGGCGTTCACCCAACTGAATCAACGGCCGATTGGCGCCAATATTGCCGGTATACGCAAGGATCGCAGCGAATATCACGTCTATCTGACCGATGCGCGCGGTAGGGTCATTTTTGACTCCGCCGGCCAGGCGGTCGGCCAGGACTACTCACGCTGGAATGACGTTTATCTGACGCTGCGCGGCCAATATGGCGCGCGCAGTACGCGCAGCAATCCACAGGATGAAAACAGCTCGGTGATGTATGTCGCCGCGCCGGTGCGCGAGCAAGGCAATATTATCGGCGTGCTCAGCGTAGGTAAGCCTAACAGCACCATGGCGCCGGTGATCAAGCGCAGCGAGCGGAGGATCTTGTGGGCCGGCGCGTTGCTGCTGGGCATTGCCTTGCTGATCGGGCTGGGTTTCGTCTGGTGGATCAACCGCTCGATTGGCCGGTTGGTGCGCTATGCCGACGGTGTCTCGCAGGGCGAAAGCGCGCCGTTGCCGACAATGGGCAGCCACGAACTGACGCAATTGGCGCAAGCGCTGGAAAGCATGCGGATGAAGCTGGAAGGTAAAGCTTATATCGAACAGTATGTGCATACCCTGACCCACGAACTGAAAAGCCCGCTGGCGGCGATCCGCGGTGCGGCCGAGCTGCTGCAGGAACTGCCGCCACCGGCGACTGCCCGGCGGTTTCTGACCAATATCGAACAGCAAAGCGCCCGTATTCAGCAACTGGTGGATAAGCTGCTGGTGCAGGCGCGCCTCGAGAGCCGGCCCGGCCTGGAGTTGGCGCCGCTGGCGATGGCGACGCTGGTGCGCCAGGCGGTGGCGGGCAAAGAGGCTCAGGCGGCGCAGCGCGGCGTTGTGTTGCAGGTGGATGCGCTGGCGGCGATCACGCTGACCGGCGATGGGCTGCTGATTAGCCAGGCGCTGACCAATCTGCTCGACAACGCGCTGGATTTCACCCCGCCGGGCGGCGCCGTCAGCGTGTGCGGCGAACGCCAGGAGAGCCATTACCTCATCACCGTCAGCGACAACGGCAGCGGCATCCCGGACTACGCGCTGGACAAAGTGTTTGAGCGTTTCTATTCGCTGGCGCGGGCAGATAAACCCAAAAGCAGCGGGCTGGGCCTGAACTTTGTGCAGGAAGTGGCGCGATTGCACCGGGGCGGCATTCAGTTGCACAACCGCCAACCGCACGGCGTGGTAGCCGTTTTCACTTTATCGCTCTGA
- the lysS gene encoding lysine--tRNA ligase encodes MSEQQPQGADQALELNNELQSRREKLAGLRENGIAFPNDFRRDTTSDKLHAAYGDKDNEELEALGVEVTVAGRMMTRRIMGKASFVTLQDVGGRIQLYVARDDLAEGIYNEQFKKWDLGDILGARGKLFKTKTGELSIHCTELRLLTKALRPLPDKFHGLADQETRYRQRYLDLIANDESRNTFKVRSQVMAGIRNFMVERGFMEVETPMMQVIPGGASARPFVTHHNALDIDMYLRIAPELYLKRLVVGGFERVFEINRNFRNEGVSPRHNPEFTMMELYMAYADYKDLIELTESLFRTLTQDVLGKTQVQYGDEVFDFGKPFEKLTMTEAIKKYRPETDLADLADMGKAVAIAESIGIKIEKSWGLGRVVTEIFEEVAESHLIQPTFITEYPAEVSPLARRNDENPEITDRFEFFIGGREIGNGFSELNDAEDQAQRFADQVNAKDAGDDEAMFYDEDYVTALEHGLPPTAGLGIGIDRMVMLFTNSHTIRDVILFPAMRPQK; translated from the coding sequence ATGTCTGAGCAACAACCACAGGGCGCCGATCAGGCGTTGGAACTCAATAACGAGTTGCAGTCACGCCGTGAGAAACTGGCCGGGCTGCGCGAGAACGGCATTGCGTTCCCTAATGATTTCCGTCGCGACACCACGTCCGACAAGCTGCACGCTGCGTACGGCGATAAAGATAACGAAGAGCTGGAAGCGCTGGGTGTAGAAGTCACCGTTGCCGGCCGCATGATGACTCGCCGTATCATGGGTAAAGCGTCATTCGTGACGCTGCAGGACGTTGGCGGCCGTATCCAGCTGTACGTCGCGCGCGACGATCTGGCGGAAGGCATTTATAACGAGCAGTTCAAGAAGTGGGACCTGGGCGATATCCTGGGCGCGCGCGGCAAGCTGTTCAAAACCAAGACCGGCGAACTGTCTATCCACTGTACCGAACTGCGCCTGCTGACCAAGGCCCTGCGCCCGTTGCCGGACAAGTTCCACGGCCTGGCCGATCAGGAAACCCGTTACCGCCAGCGTTATCTGGACCTGATTGCCAACGATGAATCGCGCAACACCTTCAAGGTGCGCTCTCAGGTGATGGCGGGGATCCGCAACTTCATGGTGGAACGCGGCTTCATGGAAGTCGAAACCCCAATGATGCAGGTGATCCCGGGCGGCGCTTCTGCGCGTCCATTCGTGACTCACCACAATGCGCTGGACATCGATATGTACCTGCGTATCGCCCCTGAGCTGTACCTGAAGCGTTTGGTCGTAGGCGGCTTCGAGCGGGTATTCGAAATCAACCGTAACTTCCGTAACGAAGGCGTTTCTCCGCGCCATAACCCAGAGTTCACCATGATGGAACTCTATATGGCTTACGCGGATTACAAAGACCTTATCGAGCTGACCGAGTCGCTGTTCCGCACCCTGACTCAGGACGTGCTGGGCAAAACTCAGGTGCAGTACGGTGATGAAGTGTTCGACTTCGGCAAACCGTTTGAAAAACTGACCATGACCGAAGCGATAAAAAAATACCGTCCTGAAACCGATCTGGCCGATCTGGCCGACATGGGCAAGGCGGTGGCTATCGCCGAATCCATCGGCATCAAGATCGAGAAGAGCTGGGGTCTGGGCCGCGTAGTCACCGAGATCTTCGAAGAAGTGGCGGAAAGCCATCTGATTCAGCCGACCTTCATCACCGAATACCCGGCGGAAGTGTCCCCGCTGGCGCGCCGTAACGATGAGAACCCGGAAATCACCGACCGTTTCGAGTTCTTCATTGGCGGCCGTGAAATCGGTAACGGCTTCTCCGAGCTGAACGACGCGGAAGATCAGGCGCAGCGCTTTGCTGACCAGGTAAATGCGAAAGACGCAGGCGATGACGAGGCGATGTTCTACGACGAAGACTACGTCACTGCGCTGGAGCACGGTCTGCCGCCGACTGCAGGCTTGGGCATCGGTATCGATCGCATGGTCATGCTGTTCACCAACAGCCACACCATTCGCGATGTGATTTTGTTCCCGGCAATGCGCCCGCAGAAATAA
- the creD gene encoding cell envelope integrity protein CreD: protein MMKSVLFWKITTLLGLMILMIIPVTQLMNVIEERSGYRQSVVGQVSESTSRAQRILGPLIVIPYIEREEKKDDKGQPVVQRVRHYRYLLPETLQVSGKPNVEVRKLGIYQTQVYQGPLKFQVKFGQPDLADLQRSNVALEQPYLLIALSDSRGIKSISPLASAQPPTPFEPGTRVDTLPQGIHAPLQLAALQKEGLDADFTLTLAGTSSLSLVPLGRSSELTLQSNWPHPNFLGNFLPDERKVTEKGFSARWRSTWFANNINSAFHYDDGIIDEDKLPAFSTSLIEPVDHYQLTERAVKYAVLFIGLTFMAFFLFETLTGLRVHPIQYLLVGAALVLFYLILLAFSEHFGFATAYLLASVACSGLIAFYLSAVLRGKRRGAMFAGSLLMLYGVLYLLLQSEDNALVLGAGLLFVILAGIMLLTRKLDWYQVADPARLSGETPTGDGENRFRLWK from the coding sequence ATGATGAAATCGGTACTGTTTTGGAAAATAACCACTCTGCTGGGATTGATGATTTTAATGATTATCCCGGTGACGCAGTTGATGAACGTAATTGAGGAGCGCAGCGGCTATCGCCAGAGCGTGGTTGGGCAGGTGAGCGAAAGCACCAGCCGGGCGCAGCGTATTTTGGGGCCGTTGATTGTCATCCCTTATATCGAGCGGGAAGAGAAGAAGGATGACAAGGGGCAACCGGTAGTGCAGAGAGTGAGGCATTATCGTTATCTGCTGCCGGAGACTTTACAGGTCAGCGGCAAGCCGAATGTCGAGGTGCGCAAGCTGGGTATCTATCAAACCCAGGTATATCAGGGGCCGTTAAAGTTTCAGGTGAAGTTCGGTCAGCCGGATTTGGCTGATTTGCAGCGCAGCAACGTGGCCCTTGAGCAGCCTTACTTGCTGATCGCCCTCAGCGACTCGCGTGGCATCAAGAGCATTTCGCCGCTTGCCAGCGCCCAGCCGCCAACCCCCTTTGAACCGGGCACGCGCGTGGATACATTGCCGCAGGGCATTCATGCGCCGCTGCAGCTTGCCGCGTTGCAAAAAGAGGGGCTGGATGCCGATTTTACCCTGACGTTGGCAGGCACCAGCAGCTTGTCATTGGTGCCGCTTGGCCGCAGCAGCGAATTGACGCTGCAAAGCAACTGGCCGCACCCCAATTTCCTCGGCAATTTCCTGCCGGATGAGCGCAAGGTGACGGAAAAAGGCTTTAGCGCCCGTTGGCGCAGCACCTGGTTCGCCAACAACATCAACAGTGCGTTTCACTATGACGACGGGATCATTGACGAAGACAAGCTGCCGGCCTTCAGCACCAGCCTGATTGAACCTGTGGATCACTATCAACTGACCGAGCGTGCGGTGAAATATGCGGTGCTGTTTATCGGGCTGACGTTTATGGCGTTCTTCCTGTTCGAAACCCTGACCGGCTTGCGGGTACACCCGATTCAGTATCTGCTGGTCGGTGCCGCGCTGGTACTGTTCTACCTGATCCTGCTGGCGTTCTCCGAACATTTCGGCTTCGCCACTGCCTACCTGTTGGCCAGCGTGGCCTGCAGCGGCCTGATTGCCTTTTATCTCAGCGCGGTGCTGCGCGGTAAGCGGCGCGGGGCGATGTTCGCCGGCAGCCTGCTGATGCTTTATGGCGTGTTGTACCTGCTGTTGCAGTCTGAAGACAATGCGCTGGTGCTGGGGGCAGGGCTGTTGTTCGTTATTCTGGCGGGGATCATGCTGCTGACGCGTAAGCTGGACTGGTATCAGGTGGCCGACCCGGCGCGGTTGAGCGGCGAAACGCCGACCGGCGACGGCGAAAACCGCTTCCGGTTGTGGAAATAA
- the prfB gene encoding peptide chain release factor 2 (programmed frameshift) — MFEINPVKNRIQDLSERTAVLRGYLDYDAKKERLEEVNAELEQPDVWNEPERAQALGKERAALEAIVETIDQLEQGGEDVAGLLELAVEADDEETFNEAVAELDQLSAKLEQLEFRRMFSGEYDSADCYLDIQAGSGGTEAQDWASMLLRMYLRWAESKGFKTEVIEESDGDVAGLKSATIKIIGDYAFGWLRTETGVHRLVRKSPFDSGGRRHTSFSSVFIYPEVDDDIDIDINPADLRIDVYRASGAGGQHVNKTESAVRITHLPTNIVVQCQNDRSQHKNKDQAFKQLRAKLYEFEMQKKNADKQQMEDNKSDIGWGSQIRSYVLDDSRIKDLRTNVETRNTQAVLDGDLDKFIEASLKAGL; from the exons ATGTTTGAAATTAATCCGGTAAAAAACCGAATTCAGGACCTGTCCGAGCGGACTGCCGTTCTTAGGGGGTATCTT GACTATGATGCCAAGAAAGAACGCCTAGAAGAAGTCAACGCCGAGCTGGAACAGCCTGATGTTTGGAACGAACCCGAGCGCGCGCAGGCGCTGGGTAAAGAGCGTGCGGCGCTTGAAGCCATCGTGGAAACCATCGATCAGTTGGAACAGGGCGGCGAAGACGTCGCCGGTCTGCTGGAACTGGCGGTTGAAGCCGACGATGAAGAAACCTTTAACGAAGCCGTTGCCGAACTCGATCAACTGTCTGCCAAGCTGGAACAATTAGAGTTCCGCCGTATGTTCTCCGGTGAATATGACAGCGCGGATTGCTACCTGGACATCCAGGCCGGCTCCGGCGGCACCGAAGCACAGGACTGGGCCAGCATGCTGCTGCGCATGTACCTGCGCTGGGCGGAATCCAAGGGCTTCAAAACGGAAGTGATTGAAGAGTCCGACGGCGACGTCGCGGGGCTGAAATCCGCCACCATCAAGATTATCGGCGACTACGCGTTCGGCTGGTTACGTACTGAAACCGGCGTGCATCGCCTGGTGCGCAAGAGCCCGTTCGACTCCGGCGGCCGCCGTCATACCTCGTTCAGCTCGGTGTTTATCTATCCGGAAGTGGATGACGATATCGATATCGACATCAACCCGGCAGATCTGCGTATTGACGTTTACCGCGCCTCCGGTGCGGGTGGTCAGCACGTCAACAAAACCGAGTCGGCGGTACGTATTACCCACTTGCCGACCAACATCGTGGTGCAGTGCCAGAACGACCGTTCTCAGCATAAGAACAAGGATCAAGCGTTTAAACAGCTGCGAGCCAAGCTGTACGAGTTTGAGATGCAAAAGAAAAATGCTGATAAACAGCAGATGGAAGACAACAAGTCCGACATCGGCTGGGGCAGCCAAATCCGTTCTTACGTGCTGGATGATTCCCGTATCAAGGATTTGCGCACCAACGTTGAAACGCGTAACACGCAGGCCGTATTAGATGGCGACCTGGATAAATTCATTGAGGCAAGTTTGAAAGCCGGGTTATGA
- the cbpM gene encoding chaperone modulator CbpM — protein sequence MANVKVTLTITEFCLHTGVSEEELTEIVGLGVIEPRNPTAADWIFDDQALTIFHRAQQLHRELALDWPGIAVTLTLLEEIEQLRKENSQLHQQLARFVIRS from the coding sequence ATGGCTAACGTAAAAGTAACTTTAACCATTACCGAATTTTGCCTGCATACCGGCGTTTCAGAGGAAGAATTAACGGAAATCGTCGGGCTTGGGGTGATAGAACCACGTAACCCGACGGCTGCGGACTGGATATTTGACGATCAGGCGCTGACCATTTTTCACCGCGCTCAACAACTGCATCGCGAATTGGCGCTGGACTGGCCCGGTATCGCGGTCACCTTGACGCTGCTGGAGGAAATTGAGCAGCTGCGTAAAGAAAACAGCCAATTGCACCAACAGCTTGCACGGTTCGTCATCAGGTCCTGA
- the fldB gene encoding flavodoxin FldB has product MKIGLFYGSSTCYTEMAAEKIREILGEDLVDLHNLKDVSPQLMEEYSILILGIPTWDFGELQEDWEAVWPQLTTLDLKGKIVAMYGMGDQLGYGEWFLDALGMLHDHIAPLGVQFIGFWPIEGFEFTSPKPLSADGKHFVGLALDEVNQYDMSEDRLQQWCEQILLEMEPLL; this is encoded by the coding sequence ATGAAGATTGGTCTGTTTTACGGCTCCAGCACCTGCTACACCGAGATGGCGGCAGAAAAAATCCGTGAGATTCTGGGCGAAGACCTGGTCGACCTGCACAACCTGAAAGACGTGTCCCCGCAGTTGATGGAAGAGTATTCCATCCTGATCCTCGGCATTCCTACCTGGGATTTCGGTGAATTGCAGGAAGATTGGGAAGCCGTCTGGCCACAACTGACGACGTTGGATCTGAAAGGGAAAATCGTCGCCATGTACGGCATGGGCGATCAGCTCGGCTACGGTGAATGGTTCCTCGATGCGCTCGGAATGCTGCACGATCACATTGCCCCGCTCGGCGTGCAGTTTATCGGCTTCTGGCCCATTGAAGGCTTTGAATTCACCAGCCCGAAACCGCTGAGCGCCGATGGCAAACACTTCGTCGGCCTGGCGCTGGATGAGGTGAACCAATACGACATGAGCGAAGACCGCCTGCAACAGTGGTGCGAACAGATCCTGCTGGAAATGGAACCGCTGCTGTAA